One stretch of Arachis hypogaea cultivar Tifrunner chromosome 20, arahy.Tifrunner.gnm2.J5K5, whole genome shotgun sequence DNA includes these proteins:
- the LOC112785693 gene encoding LOW QUALITY PROTEIN: uncharacterized protein (The sequence of the model RefSeq protein was modified relative to this genomic sequence to represent the inferred CDS: substituted 2 bases at 2 genomic stop codons), translating into MSSRIVAGASGVAILPGIGASLGEVFCDYLNGQCIKFDCKLNHLPHNLLMTVLAATTSMGTLSPAPMAPSAVAMAATHAIVVAQALQAHAAQAQAQSVKNFIGSLEKAGKDDALKKTLQVSNLSPLLAVEQLKQLFGFCSTVVEYTIANSKHFAYIEYSKPKEATAALALNNIDVSRRPLNVEMAKFLLQKLFVVNSSLALSSLPLIMQXAVTMQQMXFQQALLMQQTMTAQQTASKAATMKPAIELATARAAKISKKLKADGPEIEEKETKQKSRSPSPPHARSRSKSRSPVSYRRRRRSRSHSPARYNRGHRSISPVKSHYYSSYERDRRSYRDIREHNDKSRRHDSDRYFDRHSSASRRNWSRSMRKYIQCLPNKSDESKHRRSRPSDKRHSRSRSTESKNEMDEREDEKKIKTDRSKHHHTKRNRSRSIEGKHRIKDKSGDSKDKKSEHHNRRRSMSISLEVEHNNGGSSSHKELDESIFE; encoded by the exons ATGTCGTCGC GGATTGTTGCTGGAGCTTCTGGGGTTGCTATTTTGCCTGGAATTGGGGCTTCATTAGGGGAAGTTTTCTGTGATTATCTTAATGGGCAATGTATAAAATTCGATTGTAAGTTGAATCACCTACCTCATAATTTGCTAATGACTGTATTAGCTGCAACGACCTCAATGGGAACACTTAGCCCAGCTCCTATGGCTCCGTCTGCTGTTGCAATGGCTGCTACACATGCAATAGTCGTTGCCCAAGCACTTCAAGCCCATGCAGCTCAGGCGCAAGCTCAGTCAGTAAAAAATTTCATTG GCTCACTTGAAAAAGCTGGTAAGGATGATGCATTGAAGAAAACTCTCCAAGTTAGCAATCTGAGTCCACTTCTCGCTGTTGAACAGCTAAAACAACTCTTTGGCTTCTGTAGCACAGTTGTTGAATACACAATTGCTAATTCAAAGCATTTTGCTTATATAGAATATTCAAAACCTAAagaggcaactgctgctctggcATTAAATAACATAGATGTCAGTCGCCGGCCTTTGAATGTTGAGATGGCAAAATTTCTTCTGCAAAAACTATTTGTTGTGAATTCTTCCCTTGCTTTATCATCTCTTCCTTTGATAATGCAGTAAGCTGTGACAATGCAACAGATGTAATTCCAGCAAGCTCTGCTTATGCAACAAACCATGACTGCACAGCAGACTGCCAGTAAAGCCGCCACCATGAAGCCTGCAATAGAGTTAGCGACAGCCCGAGCTGCTAAAATAAGTAAGAAACTGAAAGCTGATGGACCTGAAAttgaagagaaagaaacaaaacaGAAATCTAG gtctccttctcctcctcatgCAAGATCTCGATCAAAGTCAAGATCTCCTGTTAGTTATCGACGAAGGAGGAGGTCTCGTTCCCACTCTCCTGCTCGCTACAATAGGGGTCATCGGTCCATATCACCAGTCAAGTCCCATTATTATTCAAGCTATGAAAGAGATCGAAGGTCCTATAGAGACATCAGAGAACACAATGATAAAAGTAGAAGACATGATTCAGATAGATACTTTGATCGACATTCATCTGCTTCAAGAAGGAATTGGAGTAGGAGCATGAGAAAGTATATCCAG TGCTTGCCTAACAAATCAGATGAAAGCAAGCATAGAAGGTCAAGGCCTAGTGATAAAAGGCATTCCAGATCAAGATCAACAGAAAGTAAGAATGAAATGGATGAAAGAGaggatgaaaaaaaaatcaaaactgaTAGGTCAAAGCACCATCACACTAAAAGAAACAGGTCAAGATCTATTGAAGGGAAGCATCGCATTAAAGATAAATCGGGTGATAGTAAAGATAAAAAATCAGAGCATCACAATAGAAGACGTTCCATGTCAATATCATTAGAGGTTGAGCATAATAATGGAGGTAGCTCATCACATAAAGAACTGGATGAAAGCATTTTTGAATAG